Proteins encoded together in one Impatiens glandulifera chromosome 1, dImpGla2.1, whole genome shotgun sequence window:
- the LOC124921200 gene encoding E3 SUMO-protein ligase SIZ1-like, with amino-acid sequence MDLVSSCKEKLLHFRIKELKDVLTQLGCSKQGKKQDLVDRIFSILCDERGSSTWSKKNAFGKEEVARLVDDIYRKLPVNGATDLASKSQAASDSGTKLKEEVEEAYQMVVNTRCPCGSSLQTDSMIKCEDPRCHVWQHIGCVLIPDKPTDGVIPATPDIFYCEICRINRGDPFLMPVGHPLSPVKLITTTIPTDGTNPMQKVEKTFQLNRAEKDMLLKQEHDVQAWCMLLNDKVPFRMHWPQYAELLVNDVPVRAINRPGSQLLGTNGRDEGPIITKCTRDGINKISLTGVDSRVFCLGVRLVRRRTFEQVLNMIPKESVGEKFEDALARVCRCVGGGNATGKADDSDSDLEVVADCIPVSLRCPMSASRMKIAGRFKPCLHMGCFDLEVFLRMNERSRKWQCPNCVKNYALENLIIDPYFNPIISKIQNCGEDISEIEVKPDGSWRAKAESDRRELGELGLWHFGDGSLCPEVKPELEALKHVKQEGGGSDSRPGLILGIKKNCNGSWKVSKQEALQDNFENHPLNNIIPMSSSATGSGRDGEDASVNGGGNFEFSVNNGVELDSISLNLENRFGFPNQNPSAPLKDQEVIVLSDSEDENDDIIMPSSRNVYTNSIEETGVAAGIFPIPPHGIPIPDPFPEDAIIGTTGMGLFNSSTDDDFGIWPLPSGSQPGSSSFQLFSPEADGSNSLVGLPHGSISCPTMMNGYNLNPETDIVGGTAVAALAHESSVDNHSSADMNGGLVDNPLAFGGNDPSLQIFLPTRPSADASPSIQLDVRNQPEASTNIRSSVDWISLRVGDSGSNGNNNHNESGIPNGVSPQQQQQQQLQKDGSLSCLADSASLLLSMTDNRNGKTVRERSDSPFTFPRQKRSVRPKLYLSIDTDSE; translated from the exons ATGGATTTAGTATCTAGTTGTAAG GAGAAATTGCTGCATTTTAGAATCAAGGAGCTTAAAGATGTTCTTACTCAACTGGGCTGTTCAAAGCAAGGAAAAAAACAG GACCTTGTTGACAGGATATTTTCTATTCTATGTGATGAACGAG GTTCTTCTACATGGTCAAAGAAAAATGCTTTTGGAAAGGAGGAAGTGGCAAGATTGGTGGATGATATTTACAG AAAACTGCCAGTTAACGGTGCAACAGATTTGGCCTCAAAATCTCAGGCTGCTTCAGACAGTGGTACGAAGCTTAAGGAAGAAGTAGAAGAAGCTTATCAGATGGTGGTAAACACACGTTGCCCATGTGGAAGTTCGTTACAGACTGATTCAATGATTAAG TGTGAGGATCCAAGATGCCATGTATGGCAGCATATTGGTTGTGTTCTTATTCCAGATAAACCAACAGATGGTGTTATTCCTGCTACCCCTGATATCTTTTACTGTGAAATCTGTAGAATCAACCGTGGAGACCC CTTCTTAATGCCTGTGGGTCATCCACTGTCTCCAGTGAAATTGATTACTACAACTATTCCTACAGATGG TACAAACCCGATGCAGAAAGTTGAGAAAACATTTCAACTTAATAGAGCAGAAAAGGACATGTTGTTGAAACAAGAACATGATGTTCAG GCTTGGTGTATGCTTCTGAATGACAAAGTGCCATTTAGGATGCATTGGCCACAATATGCAGAACTTCTTGTCAATG ATGTGCCCGTGCGAGCAATCAACAGACCTGGCTCACAGTTGCTTGGCACTAATGGTCGTGACGAAGGGCCAATA ATCACAAAATGCACCAGAGATGGCATTAACAAAATATCCTTAACAGGAGTTGATTCTCGTGTGTTCTGTTTGGGTGTCCGCCTTGTCAGACGGCGTACTTTTGAACag GTTCTTAACATGATACCCAAGGAGTCAGTTGGTGAGAAATTCGAAGATGCTCTTGCCCGTGTCTGCCGTTGTGTTGGTGGTGGAAATGCCACAGGAAAGGCTGATGATAGTGACAGTGATTTGGAAGTTGTTGCTGACTGTATTCCTGTCAGTTTAAGATGCCCT ATGAGTGCTTCAAGGATGAAGATTGCTGGGAGATTCAAGCCGTGTCTTCACATGGGTTGTTTTGATCTTGAGGTGTTTCTGAGGATGAATGAACGCTCCAGAAAG TGGCAGTGCCCAAATTGTGTAAAAAATTATGCCCTGGAGAATCTCATTATAGATCCATACTTTAACCCTATCATATCCAAG ATCCAGAATTGTGGAGAGGATATTTCCGAAATTGAGGTGAAACCTGATGGTTCATGGCGAGCTAAGGCTGAAAGTGATCGTAGGGAACTTGGAGAACTTGGGTTATGGCACTTTGGAGATGGATCTCTATGTCCGGAAGTTAAACCTGAACTGGAAGCTCTTAAACATGTCAAACAAGAAGGTGGTGGTTCTGATAGCCGTCCTGGTTTAATACTTGGAATTAAGAAGAACTGTAATGGCTCCTGGAAAGTCAGCAAGCAGGAAGCTTTACAGGACAATTTTGAAAATCACCCTCTCAACAACATTATTCCGATGAGCAGTAGTGCAACCGGTAGTGGAAGGGATGGTGAAGATGCTAGTGTGAATGGTGGTGGAAACTTTGAATTCTCTGTCAACAATGGGGTCGAACTAGATTCGATATCACTCAATCTTGAGAACCGTTTTGGGTTTCCAAATCAGAACCCATCTGCTCCTTTAAAAGATCAGGAAGTAATTGTCCTCAGTGATTCAGAAGACGAGAACGACGACATTATTATGCCTTCTTCTAGAAACGTCTACACAAACAGTATTGAAGAAACGGGTGTTGCTGCTGGCATTTTCCCCATTCCACCACATGGAATTCCAATTCCAGATCCATTTCCTGAAGATGCTATTATTGGTACTACAGGCATGGGTCTTTTCAATAGCAGTACTGATGATGACTTTGGGATTTGGCCTTTGCCTTCAGGTAGTCAGCCAGGTTCTTCAAGTTTCCAGTTGTTCAGTCCTGAAGCTGATGGGTCGAATTCATTGGTTGGTTTGCCGCATGGTTCCATTAGTTGTCCAACAATGATGAATGGCTACAATTTGAATCCGGAAACTGACATAGTAGGTGGGACTGCGGTTGCTGCTCTTGCTCACGAATCCAGTGTTGATAATCATTCTAGTGCCGATATGAACGGAGGCTTAGTTGATAATCCGCTAGCGTTTGGAGGGAACGATCCTTCTCTTCAGATATTTCTTCCTACAAGGCCTTCTGCTGATGCATCACCCTCTATACAGCTTGACGTGAGAAACCAACCAGAGGCATCAACTAACATTCGCAGTAGCGTGGATTGGATCTCGCTTAGAGTGGGGGATAGTGGCAGCAATggtaataataatcataatgaATCTGGTATACCAAATGGAGTGAGTcctcagcagcagcagcagcagcagttACAAAAGGACGGGTCTTTGAGCTGTCTGGCAGACTCTG CGTCGTTGCTTCTGAGTATGACCGATAATAGAAATGGCAAAACTGTTAGGGAAAGATCTGATAGCCCATTCACATTCCCTCGTCAAAAGCGTTCTGTAAGACCGAAGCTCTATCTTTCTATAGACACAGATTCGGAATAG
- the LOC124921201 gene encoding tyrosine-specific transport system-like: MIISSTASSSSSSSYGYSSSPLCRDSKHGRLLRNPIANRSYHREDAYNVKLSWRHLVRSTPFPSLRSLSSTVKCLMEEEESESSEQKPEPIGIGANVEKEELVFERLFSNLNQATLKREPGSFSSAVFLVSGTTVGAGILAIPAVTQEEGFLASALVCILCWAYMVVTGLLVAEVNIKTMCELGSGGVSLVSMAKRTLGSTGVQISCWSYIFIHYALLVAYVARSSDILTNFLGIPLWESATIFSLLLGGICYFGSQRLIGAFNGVLVLGIIVSFTALVVIASGDLHWDALLKANFEAAPLSIPIIALSFVYQNVVPVICTNLEGNLSKVRSAIVLGTAIPLALFLVWNAVILGSIPSFGADFNRITDPLQQLRNSNGVVGPVVEVFSLLAIATSYIGFVLGLADFLADLLELPSGENRPLPYLLTLFPPLLLSLYDPEIFFKALDFAGTYGVLVLFGILPAAMSWSDMDSDSGELPRIPSLVPGGRFTLSVVIGGAGFVILSELLRNFGNVLQ, translated from the exons ATGATAATTTCTTCTACtgcttcttcctcctcctcctcctcctatgGTTACAGTTCTTCACCTCTCTGTCGTGATAGCAAACACGGAAGACTTCTCCGAAATCCGATAGCTAATCGGAGCTATCACCGTGAAGATGCCTACAATGTCAAGCTTTCGTGGCGTCACCTTGTACGATCGACGCCATTTCCATCACTAAGAAGCTTATCGTCGACGGTGAAGTGTttgatggaggaggaggaatcaGAGTCCTCTGAGCAGAAACCGGAACCTATAGGAATAGGAGCTAATGTTGAGAAAGAAGAACTAGTATTCGAGAGACTCTTCTCTAATCTCAATCAAGCTACTTTGAAAAGAGAACCTG GAAGCTTCTCAAGTGCGGTCTTTCTCGTCTCCGGCACCACG GTCGGTGCAGGGATCCTTGCAATTCCAGCAGTGACGCAAGAAGAAGGTTTTTTGGCCTCTGCTTTGGTTTGCATTCTTTGCTGGGCTTACATG GTTGTCACTGGGCTACTAGTCGCTGAAGTCAACATCAAGACAATGTGTGAACTGGGTTCTGGTGGTGTGTCATTG GTATCTATGGCCAAGAGGACTCTTGGTTCAACTGGAGTCCAGATTTCCTG CTGGTCATACATCTTCATTCACTACGCCCTTCTTGTTGCTTATGTTGCTCGGTCTTCTGACATACTGACAAACTTTCTTGGAATTCCACT ATGGGAAAGTGCAACAATATTCTCACTGCTTCTTGGGGGTATCTGTTATTTTGGAAG CCAACGGCTTATAGGAGCATTTAATGGTGTCCTAGTGCTTGGTATTATCGTCTCCTTCACGGCTCTTGTG GTAATTGCAAGTGGAGATCTGCATTGGGATGCTCTTCTGAAGGCCAACTTTGAGGCAGCTCCACTAAGTATTCCAATAATAGCACTTTCATTTGTTTATCAG AATGTAGTGCCTGTGATTTGTACAAATCTTGAAGGGAACCTATCAAAAGTCAG GAGCGCTATTGTCCTGGGCACAGCTATTCCTCTTGCTTTGTTCCTCGTCTGGAATGCTGTTATACTTGGGTCGATCCCAAGTTTTGGAGCAGACTTTAACAGGATCACTGATCCATTGCAACAACTTCGTAATAGTAATGGAGTTGTTGGG CCAGTAGTGGAGGTGTTTTCGCTTCTTGCAATTGCGACATCCTACATTGGTTTTGTGTTAGGCCTCGCTGACTTCCTTGCTGATT TGCTAGAGCTCCCGTCTGGCGAAAACAGGCCTTTGCCTTACCTGCTTACTTTGTTTCCACCATTATTGTTGTCATTGTATGACCCTGAAATATTCTTCAAAGCATTGGATTTTGCTGGGACTTATGGAG TGTTGGTTTTGTTTGGAATTTTGCCTGCTGCAATGTCTTGGTCAGACATGGATTCGGACTCTGGGGAATTACCAAGAATACCATCTCTCGTACCTGGCGGAAGGTTTACCCTTTCTGTCGTGATTGGAGGGGCAGGATTCGTCATTCTTTCCGAGTTGCTGCGAAATTTTGGCAATGTGCTGCAATGA
- the LOC124921259 gene encoding cyclin-dependent kinase C-2-like, which translates to MAIAASGQLNLTESSAWGSRSVDCFEKLEQIGEGTYGQVYMAKEIRTGEIVALKKIRMDNEREGFPITAIREIKILKKLHHENVIKLKEIVTSPGGERGEDQGRPDGNKYKGGIYMVFEYMDHDLTGLADRPEMRFSVPQIKCYMRQLLTGLHYCHVNQVLHRDIKGSNLLIDNEGILKLADFGLARSFSNDHNGNLTNRVITLWYRPPELLLGTTRYGPAVDLWSVGCIFAELLHGKPIFPGKDEPEQLTKIFELCGAPDESIWPGVTKMPWYNNFKPARPMKRRLREVFRHFDRNALDLLNKMLTLDPSQRISAKDALDAEYFWTDPLPCDPKTLPKYESSHEFQTKKKRQLVRQQEENAKRQKLQQQQSRVPPGQQQSGQIRPAQQNVHGSSSGQAPASSSGPNHHYNNNNKARGPSGGGQNRYHQRSSGYHPPNRGQGGGGGYAAGPYTAAQPRGPPYGAGPRGGTSSHPQQGGGQYGGGGATGSGAGRGGGGGSGNRNNQQLGWQQ; encoded by the exons ATGGCGATTGCGGCGTCAGGTCAGCTCAACCTTACCGAATCCTCTGCTTGGGGATCAAGAAGCGTAGACTGCTTCGAGAAATTGGAACAGATCGGTGAAGGTACATACGG CCAAGTTTACATGGCAAAAGAGATTAGAACTGGGGAAATCGTTGCTTTGAAGAAAATTAGAATGGACAATGAACGAGAAGGA TTTCCCATCACTGCCATTCgcgaaatcaaaattttaaagaagttgCACCACGAAAACGTAATCAAGCTTAAGGAAATTGTTACATCTCCAG GTGGTGAAAGGGGGGAAGACCAGGGAAGGCCAG ATGGTAACAAGTACAAAGGTGGAATCTACATGGTTTTCGAATACATGGATCACGACTTGACAGGTCTTGCGGATCGCCCCGAGATGAGATTTTCAGTTCCCCAAATAAAG TGCTATATGCGACAACTTTTAACCGGGCTTCACTATTGTCATGTGAACCAAGTTCTTCATCGTGATATCAAGG GTTCCAATCTTCTGATAGATAATGAGGGGATCTTGAAGCTTGCTGATTTTGGGCTTGCGCGGTCGTTCTCGAATGATCACAATGGAAATCTTACGAATCGTGTAATCACCTTATGGTATCG aCCCCCGGAATTGCTTCTGGGAACCACAAGGTATGGTCCAGCTGTTGATTTGTGGTCTGTAGGGTGTATATTTGCTGAACTTCTTCATGGAAAACCAATTTTTCCTGGGAAAGACGAG CCAGAGCAATTGACTAAGATCTTTGAGTTGTGTGGAGCACCGGACGAATCTATTTGGCCTGGGGTTACAAAGATGCCATGGTATAACAATTTCAAACCTGCAAGGCCGATGAAGAGACGTCTCAGGGAGGTTTTCAGACA CTTTGATCGAAATGCTTTGGATTTACTGAATAAGATGTTGACTCTTGATCCCTCTCAG AGAATATCGGCAAAGGATGCACTTGATGCGGAATACTTTTGGACGGATCCATTGCCATGTGATCCCAAGAC TTTACCAAAATATGAAAGTTCACACGAGTTCCAAACAAAGAAAAAGCGACAGCTAGTAAGACAACAGGAAGAGAATGCAAAACGTCAGAAACTGCAACAGCAGCAGTCTCGAGTTCCACCGGGTCAACAACAGTCTGGACAAATACGTCCTGCACAACAGAACGTTCACGGCAGCAGCAGCGGTCAAGCACCAGCCTCTTCCTCGGGACCCAACCACCATTACAACAACAATAACAAGGCTCGTGGGCCCTCGGGAGGAGGGCAAAACAGGTACCACCAGAGATCAAGTGGATATCACCCACCAAACCGCGGTCAAGGAGGTGGTGGTGGATATGCAGCAGGTCCATATACGGCTGCCCAACCGCGGGGCCCACCTTATGGTGCGGGTCCTCGTGGTGGTACAAGTAGTCATCCGCAACAAGGTGGTGGTCAGTATGGTGGTGGAGGAGCAACGGGTTCTGGGGCTGGCCGCGGAGGAGGTGGAGGCAGTGGAAACCGAAACAACCAGCAGTTAGGTTGGCAGCAGTGA